A window of the Streptomyces griseochromogenes genome harbors these coding sequences:
- a CDS encoding ABC transporter permease, which yields MVRYVTRKAVGWLLMIVVATNATYFLASWFLDPRSNFKELRPVRSEAQIDRALAPYDLDPRVPLAHRWWDWLTSVTLHFDWGKSPTGVSVNGEVGYRALISAELVVVATVLSVVIGVALGVYTAARQYGWADRVSQAVSIVVFNVPTSVAALAVVFVAIWLNQHAGLHFLYVAGENSPGVEGLLPTIGDRLLHLILPTLTLTLMGYVGYHLTQRSLLLDTLHADFVRTARATGLTRGQAIRRHALRAALIPTAASVAFSVPAVFTGAVITETIFGWNGMGRYFIQTISKNDVHGAVATAAFAAALTAIGAILADIATVFLDPRVRVS from the coding sequence GTGGTGCGCTATGTGACACGCAAGGCGGTGGGCTGGCTGCTGATGATCGTGGTGGCGACGAACGCGACCTACTTCCTGGCCAGTTGGTTCCTGGACCCGCGGTCGAACTTCAAGGAGCTGCGGCCCGTCCGCAGTGAGGCACAGATCGACCGGGCCCTCGCGCCGTACGACCTGGACCCCAGGGTGCCGTTGGCGCACCGCTGGTGGGACTGGCTGACCTCGGTGACGCTGCACTTCGACTGGGGAAAGTCCCCCACCGGAGTCTCCGTCAACGGAGAGGTGGGCTACCGGGCCCTTATCAGCGCGGAGTTGGTCGTCGTCGCGACCGTACTGTCCGTCGTGATCGGCGTCGCGCTCGGCGTCTACACCGCCGCACGGCAGTACGGCTGGGCCGACCGGGTGTCGCAGGCCGTGTCCATCGTGGTGTTCAACGTCCCCACGTCCGTCGCCGCCCTCGCCGTGGTCTTCGTCGCCATCTGGCTGAACCAGCACGCCGGGCTGCACTTCCTCTACGTCGCCGGGGAGAACTCACCAGGCGTCGAAGGACTGCTCCCCACGATCGGCGACCGCCTCCTGCACCTGATCCTGCCGACCCTGACGCTCACGCTGATGGGTTACGTCGGCTACCACCTGACGCAGCGTTCGCTGCTGCTCGACACCCTCCACGCCGACTTCGTACGGACCGCCCGGGCGACCGGGCTCACCCGCGGCCAGGCCATCCGCAGGCACGCCCTGAGGGCCGCGCTCATCCCGACGGCGGCTTCCGTGGCCTTCAGCGTCCCGGCCGTCTTCACCGGTGCCGTCATCACGGAGACGATCTTCGGCTGGAACGGCATGGGCCGCTACTTCATCCAGACCATCAGCAAGAACGATGTGCACGGCGCGGTCGCGACGGCCGCCTTCGCCGCCGCTCTGACCGCGATCGGCGCGATCCTCGCGGACATCGCCACGGTCTTCCTCGACCCGAGAGTGCGGGTGAGCTGA
- a CDS encoding ABC transporter permease codes for MTTDATTDAPSGPAAERTPEAATTARGHTNLGLGRLYLRRFLRNRLAVVGVVIFALLVLFGAFGGRFTSYAYTDADFTALTQPPSGLHWFGTNQGGNDIYACAVHGLQRSLMIAVSVSVLTIVLAAIIGSGAAYFGGRVERVTLAVIHFLLIVPSFLILALVSHRLAGDWRVLIVVLTVFGWMSTARVIWSVSTSLRERDYVKAAEFMGVGPLRIIFRHIIPNLGSLLIVNLTLGVVATVLSETALSFLGFGVQTPDVSLGTMLADGASTVTSAPWLFAFPAGLVVLLTVSMTFIGDGLRDALDPTSVTGSAGGRR; via the coding sequence GTGACCACCGACGCGACGACCGACGCGCCTTCGGGTCCGGCCGCGGAGCGGACTCCGGAAGCCGCGACCACTGCGCGGGGGCACACGAACCTCGGCCTCGGCCGGCTCTACCTGCGGCGCTTCCTGCGCAACCGCCTCGCCGTCGTCGGAGTGGTGATCTTCGCGCTGCTGGTGCTGTTCGGTGCCTTCGGCGGCCGATTCACCTCCTACGCGTACACCGACGCCGACTTCACCGCACTCACCCAGCCTCCGAGCGGCCTCCACTGGTTCGGCACCAACCAGGGCGGCAACGACATCTACGCCTGTGCCGTACACGGGCTCCAGCGCTCCCTGATGATCGCCGTGAGCGTGTCGGTACTGACGATCGTCCTCGCCGCGATCATCGGCTCCGGCGCCGCGTACTTCGGCGGCCGAGTCGAGCGGGTGACGCTCGCCGTCATCCACTTCCTCCTGATCGTCCCCTCGTTCCTCATCCTCGCGCTGGTCTCCCACCGGCTGGCCGGTGACTGGCGCGTCCTCATCGTCGTGCTGACCGTGTTCGGCTGGATGTCGACCGCGCGGGTGATCTGGTCCGTCTCGACCTCACTGCGCGAACGGGACTACGTGAAGGCGGCCGAGTTCATGGGGGTCGGTCCGCTGCGCATCATCTTCCGCCACATCATCCCCAACCTCGGCTCCCTGCTGATCGTCAACCTGACGCTCGGCGTCGTGGCGACCGTGCTCAGCGAAACCGCCCTTTCCTTCCTGGGGTTCGGCGTCCAGACCCCGGACGTCTCTCTCGGCACGATGCTCGCGGACGGCGCGAGCACCGTCACGAGCGCCCCCTGGCTCTTCGCCTTCCCCGCGGGGCTGGTCGTTCTGCTCACCGTGTCCATGACCTTCATCGGCGACGGCCTGCGCGACGCCCTCGACCCCACGTCAGTGACCGGCTCGGCAGGAGGCCGACGATGA
- a CDS encoding ABC transporter ATP-binding protein — MTLATPLPAPAPPADAVPVLSVRDLRISFPSEAGTVEAVRGVSFDLLPGRTLCIVGESGSGKSATAMGIMGLLPPTADLRGRVLLDGQDLIGLDDRALSKIRGNSIGMVFQDPLSALTPIFSVGRLLSDALRVHQDLTKRAAWEQAVELLDLVGIPDPRSRATAFPHEFSGGMRQRVVIAMAIANRPSVLVADEPTTALDVTVQAQILDVLRLAQEETGAGLVLITHDLGVVAGHADDVAVMYAGRFVEHAGVEELFRRPTMPYTARLLAAVPTVDGGARRPLVPIGGEPPALVGLPDGCPFARRCAVALDACRSGEPELREVAGHGHVACLRATEIADGSLDPTGDAAPVDRPAPSNRAAAGEVVLRVEDLVKTFPVTKGALLKRRVGTLHAVNRVGFELRAGETLGLVGESGSGKTTTLMEILRLRRPEGGRIEISGTDVGTVASGARTRELRQDVQLVMQDPLGALDPRMPVFHLLAEPLRAIGRDRASIRTRVHELLTLVGLDDSVGERFPAALSGGQRQRIGIARALATEPKLLALDEPLSALDVSVQAGVINLLARLQRELGLAYLVVAHDLAVIRYICDRIAVMYLGHIVETGDTEAIFSDPKHPYTRALLSAIPIPDPERERTRERVVLEGEQPNAARPPAGCVFVDRCPLYRLADEELRHRCRTQPPVPTPAVGLPGHQYACHAV, encoded by the coding sequence ATGACCCTCGCGACCCCGCTGCCCGCCCCGGCACCACCTGCCGACGCCGTCCCCGTCCTCTCCGTGCGGGACCTGCGGATCTCCTTCCCCTCCGAGGCGGGCACCGTCGAGGCGGTGCGCGGCGTGAGCTTCGACCTGCTGCCCGGCCGGACCCTCTGCATCGTCGGCGAATCCGGCTCGGGCAAGTCGGCCACCGCGATGGGCATCATGGGCCTGCTGCCGCCCACCGCCGACCTGCGCGGCCGGGTACTGCTCGACGGACAGGACCTCATCGGCCTCGACGACCGGGCGCTGTCGAAGATCCGCGGCAACTCCATCGGCATGGTCTTCCAGGACCCCTTGTCCGCCCTCACGCCGATCTTCTCGGTGGGCAGGCTGCTCTCCGACGCCCTGCGGGTCCACCAGGACCTGACGAAGCGGGCCGCCTGGGAGCAGGCCGTGGAACTCCTCGATCTCGTCGGCATCCCCGATCCGCGCAGCCGGGCCACAGCCTTCCCGCACGAGTTCTCCGGCGGCATGCGCCAGCGCGTGGTCATCGCCATGGCCATCGCCAACCGGCCGTCCGTGCTCGTGGCCGACGAGCCCACCACCGCACTCGACGTCACCGTGCAGGCCCAGATCCTCGACGTGCTGCGGCTGGCGCAGGAGGAGACCGGCGCCGGTCTCGTGCTGATCACGCACGATCTCGGGGTCGTCGCGGGCCACGCGGACGATGTCGCCGTCATGTACGCGGGCCGGTTCGTGGAACACGCGGGCGTCGAGGAACTCTTCCGCCGGCCGACGATGCCGTACACCGCGCGGCTGCTAGCCGCCGTGCCGACCGTGGACGGCGGAGCCCGCCGCCCCCTGGTCCCGATCGGTGGGGAGCCACCCGCCCTGGTGGGCCTCCCGGACGGCTGCCCCTTCGCACGCCGCTGTGCCGTCGCCCTCGACGCGTGCCGCTCCGGCGAACCGGAGCTGCGTGAAGTCGCCGGGCACGGGCACGTGGCCTGCCTTCGCGCCACCGAGATCGCCGACGGATCCCTGGACCCCACGGGGGATGCCGCGCCCGTCGACCGACCGGCGCCCTCGAATCGTGCCGCGGCCGGTGAGGTGGTGCTCCGCGTCGAGGATCTCGTCAAGACCTTTCCGGTCACCAAGGGCGCCCTCCTCAAGCGTCGGGTCGGTACGCTGCACGCCGTCAACCGGGTCGGCTTCGAGCTGCGCGCCGGCGAGACGCTCGGTCTGGTGGGTGAGTCCGGCAGTGGCAAGACCACGACGCTGATGGAGATCCTTCGGCTCCGACGGCCCGAAGGCGGCCGGATCGAGATCTCCGGCACCGATGTCGGCACGGTCGCGTCCGGCGCGCGCACACGGGAGCTGCGGCAGGACGTACAGCTCGTCATGCAGGACCCCTTGGGGGCTCTCGACCCCCGCATGCCCGTCTTCCACTTGCTGGCCGAACCCCTGCGGGCGATCGGGCGTGATCGCGCGTCGATCCGCACACGGGTCCACGAACTGCTGACCCTGGTCGGTCTGGACGACTCGGTCGGCGAGCGCTTCCCGGCCGCACTCTCCGGAGGTCAACGCCAACGGATCGGTATCGCCCGTGCCCTGGCGACGGAGCCGAAGCTGCTCGCGCTCGACGAGCCGCTCTCCGCCCTGGACGTCTCGGTGCAGGCGGGGGTGATCAACCTGCTGGCGCGGCTGCAGCGTGAACTCGGACTCGCCTACCTCGTGGTCGCCCACGACCTGGCCGTGATCCGGTACATCTGCGATCGCATCGCGGTGATGTACCTGGGACACATCGTCGAGACCGGGGACACCGAGGCGATCTTCTCCGATCCGAAACACCCCTACACCCGTGCGCTGCTGTCGGCAATCCCGATACCCGACCCCGAGCGGGAACGCACCCGCGAACGCGTCGTGCTGGAGGGCGAGCAGCCGAACGCGGCCCGCCCGCCCGCGGGGTGTGTCTTCGTCGACCGCTGCCCGCTGTACCGCCTCGCCGACGAGGAGCTGCGACACCGCTGCCGCACCCAGCCCCCCGTGCCGACTCCCGCGGTCGGGCTCCCCGGCCATCAGTACGCCTGCCACGCCGTCTGA
- a CDS encoding ABC transporter family substrate-binding protein, with amino-acid sequence MRTRLALPVALIAAISVTATACQSASGKDPAESDAKNAPSAAPSVADYNPTPYDRIKDGGTYTTVGTFDDQGNPFNVNATLTASRVWAWYNADAITYSPTGDVQYNPDYFSDVKVSVKGGNQKVTLTINPKAGFNDGTPIDWTAIRATWKANNGSDKDYAASSTDGYDQITSVEKGSNAKQAVITFKGVDPSWSSLFTTFLHPKAATVENFNKAYVKKAHPEWGAGPYTVGKWDTHSGDITFVRNPKWWGRKGKLDKRVYVNLESTAAINAFKNGQLDYVSAVDAESLKQIKGLPGTEIRSGGSPFEYSLYFNTKSSVLADKTVRKAVEESIDRTQIAKIRFQGLDYKEPLPGSAILYSFQRGYEDNVSAVLKYAPDEAGKALDAAGWKPGGDGIRVRNGKKLEVGYTLLGDDPLDKATAGAFAAMLKSVGIRLDIRKADEADFSKILSDRRFDLFLSGNRSMDPFGARYLCDFYCSDRDSNITGAGSPALDTEIRATGKIADLAKQAAAADEIERKALRQYAFLPVFSGPSTYGVKKGLANVGATIFYNPLPETVGWEK; translated from the coding sequence ATGCGCACGAGACTGGCCCTGCCCGTCGCCCTGATCGCCGCCATCTCCGTCACCGCCACCGCATGCCAGTCCGCATCCGGGAAGGACCCCGCGGAGTCGGACGCGAAGAACGCTCCCTCGGCCGCACCGTCCGTCGCCGACTACAACCCCACGCCTTATGACCGGATCAAGGACGGGGGCACGTACACCACGGTCGGGACCTTCGACGACCAGGGCAACCCGTTCAACGTCAATGCCACGCTGACCGCCTCCCGTGTCTGGGCCTGGTACAACGCCGACGCGATCACCTACTCGCCGACCGGCGACGTGCAGTACAACCCGGACTACTTCAGCGACGTGAAGGTCTCCGTGAAGGGCGGGAACCAGAAGGTCACGCTGACCATCAATCCCAAGGCCGGCTTCAACGACGGCACCCCGATCGACTGGACCGCGATCAGGGCCACGTGGAAGGCGAACAACGGGTCCGACAAAGACTACGCCGCCTCCTCCACGGACGGCTACGACCAGATCACCTCGGTCGAGAAGGGCAGCAACGCCAAACAGGCCGTCATCACCTTCAAGGGAGTCGACCCTTCCTGGTCGAGCCTGTTCACCACCTTCCTGCACCCCAAGGCCGCAACGGTCGAGAACTTCAACAAGGCCTACGTCAAGAAGGCGCACCCGGAGTGGGGTGCGGGGCCCTACACCGTCGGCAAGTGGGACACCCACTCGGGCGACATCACGTTCGTCCGCAACCCGAAGTGGTGGGGCAGGAAAGGCAAGCTCGACAAGCGCGTCTACGTCAACCTGGAATCGACCGCGGCGATCAACGCGTTCAAGAACGGGCAGCTCGACTACGTCTCCGCGGTCGACGCCGAGAGCCTCAAACAGATCAAGGGGCTCCCGGGCACGGAGATCCGCAGCGGCGGAAGCCCCTTCGAGTACTCGCTCTACTTCAACACCAAGTCCTCGGTCCTCGCCGACAAAACCGTGCGCAAGGCCGTCGAGGAGAGCATCGACCGCACACAGATCGCGAAGATCCGGTTCCAGGGCCTGGACTACAAGGAGCCGCTGCCCGGTTCCGCCATCCTCTACAGCTTCCAGAGGGGTTATGAGGACAACGTCTCAGCCGTGCTGAAGTACGCGCCGGACGAGGCCGGGAAAGCACTCGACGCGGCGGGCTGGAAGCCCGGGGGCGACGGCATACGTGTCAGGAACGGCAAGAAGCTCGAAGTCGGCTACACGCTCCTCGGCGACGACCCGCTGGACAAGGCGACCGCCGGCGCCTTCGCGGCGATGCTGAAATCGGTCGGCATCCGCCTCGACATCAGGAAGGCCGACGAGGCGGACTTCTCGAAGATCCTCAGCGACCGCAGGTTCGACCTGTTCCTGTCGGGGAACCGCTCGATGGACCCGTTCGGCGCTCGCTACCTGTGCGACTTCTACTGCTCCGACCGCGACTCCAACATCACGGGTGCGGGTTCGCCCGCGCTGGACACGGAGATCCGCGCCACCGGCAAGATCGCCGACCTCGCCAAGCAGGCCGCGGCGGCCGACGAGATCGAGAGGAAGGCGCTCCGGCAGTACGCCTTCCTCCCGGTGTTCAGCGGCCCCTCGACCTACGGTGTCAAGAAGGGCCTCGCCAACGTCGGTGCGACCATCTTCTACAACCCGCTCCCGGAGACGGTCGGCTGGGAGAAGTAA
- a CDS encoding DUF1684 domain-containing protein, translating to MTTEIATADLQAFTEDWLDWYRTQEARLADPHGFLAITGLHWLDDRPQRFPDAPGAWHTGRDGVVVHLDDGEELVVDGTPVRGEHRFGVLPERGGVDAAWGDAVIEVAKRGGHDIVRPRHPDAPLRTAFTGTPAYAPDPRWAVTGQYVPFDEPRPTTVGAAVEGLEHVYGAPGRIEFELHGRQLSLTAFPGQGAGQLMVLFTDATSGVTTYAANRVLAVEPPAADGTVVLDFNRAANLPCAYTDLATCPLPPAENRLPVAIEAGQKIPRERGGSSAEIPAEVTAAGNPFPRPAHS from the coding sequence ATGACCACTGAGATCGCCACGGCGGACCTCCAGGCATTCACCGAGGACTGGCTGGACTGGTACCGCACCCAGGAGGCCAGGCTCGCCGACCCGCACGGGTTCCTGGCCATCACCGGCCTGCACTGGCTCGACGACCGGCCGCAGCGCTTCCCCGACGCGCCCGGTGCGTGGCACACCGGCCGCGACGGGGTCGTCGTACATCTCGACGACGGAGAAGAACTGGTCGTCGACGGAACGCCGGTGCGCGGTGAACACCGCTTCGGCGTGCTTCCCGAACGCGGCGGCGTCGACGCGGCCTGGGGAGACGCCGTCATCGAGGTCGCCAAGCGCGGCGGCCATGACATCGTGCGCCCCCGGCACCCGGACGCGCCGCTGCGCACCGCCTTCACCGGAACACCCGCCTACGCCCCCGACCCGCGCTGGGCCGTGACGGGCCAGTACGTCCCCTTCGACGAGCCGCGGCCGACCACCGTGGGCGCGGCCGTCGAGGGCCTTGAGCACGTGTACGGCGCTCCGGGCAGGATCGAGTTCGAGCTCCACGGGCGTCAGCTGTCCCTGACGGCATTTCCCGGACAGGGTGCCGGCCAGCTGATGGTGCTGTTCACCGACGCGACCTCCGGCGTCACCACCTACGCCGCCAACCGGGTCCTGGCCGTCGAGCCGCCGGCCGCCGACGGCACGGTCGTCCTGGACTTCAACCGCGCCGCGAACCTGCCGTGCGCCTACACGGACCTGGCCACCTGCCCGCTGCCACCGGCCGAGAACCGGCTGCCGGTCGCGATCGAGGCGGGTCAGAAGATCCCCCGGGAGCGCGGCGGGTCCTCGGCCGAGATACCGGCCGAGGTGACGGCGGCCGGGAACCCGTTCCCCCGCCCGGCTCACTCCTGA